In the genome of Phragmites australis chromosome 9, lpPhrAust1.1, whole genome shotgun sequence, the window TGGTGGACATATACTATGATATCATATTAAGCATGGACTGGCTGGAAATTCATAGTTCAATGCATGTTAATTGGGCTGACAAATGGATGTCTTTTCTTTACAAAGATTCTTAGCTTAAACTCTAAGGCATTACTGCTAATCATCTGAGTTGCTATTCAATTAATGATCTGACTCTGTTGAAGCTAGAAGAAAAGGACAGCATATGGTGTGTAGTTCAGATATACTCTCTAGAGGATATTCTCAAGAGGTGCAATGCCCTAAGGAAATTCATGACATTATCTCTAGTTATGCTGAATTATTTGAAGAACCCAAGAGCTTACCTCCTAGTAGACCCTTTGATCACAAGATATCTCTAATTGCTGGGGCTCAGTCTTTTAGGCTCAGACCCCATAGATACAACCCTGCTCAAAAGTATGAAATTGAGAGGCAAATCAAAGAGCTACTCGGTAATGGTATGATACAAGCTAGTTCAAGCCCATTTGCTTCTCCTGCATTATTAGTCAAGAAGAAGGTAAGTGATTAGAGATTGTGTGTGGATTATAGGAGGTTAAATGATCTCacaataaaagataaatatccacttcCTATCATAGATGAATTATTGGATGAATTGGCAAGGGCTAAATGGTTCACATCCACATCATTGGATTTGAGAGCTGTATTCCATCAAATATTGGTTGCTATGGAAGATCAGCATAAGACTTCTTTCCAAACCCACAATGGGCAGGTCCAATACAAGGTTATGCCCTATGGCCTGACTAGTGCACCAGGTACTTTCCAAAGTGTTATGAATGCCTCATTAGCACCTTTTCTTCGAAAGTGTGTTGTTGTCTTTATGGATGATATAGTCATTTATAGTCTGGGAAGATATCTCTCTCACATACAACAAGTTTTTGATATTCTTAAGAATCATCAGTTCAAGCTTAAGCTATCTAAATGTTCTTTTGGGTAGCAAAGGTTGAACTATTTGGGACATGTTATTAGTGCCATGGGTGTATCTACTAATCCTTCCAAGATTGCTTTAGTTCAGAATTGGCCTCTTCCCGAGAATGTCAAGCAAGTAAGGAGTTTCTTGGGCTTAACGGGGTATTATAGGAAATTTGTTAAAATCTATGGATTGATCAGTAAGCCTTTAATAAATTTGTTAAAGAAAGACGACCATTCGTTTGGACTCATACTACCCAAGAGGCATTTCAAATTCTAAAGCAAGCCTTAGTTTCAGCACATGTTCTTGCTCTACCAAACTTCAACCAACCTTTCTCAATAGAGACAGATGCTTCTAGCAAGGGTATTGAAGTAGTTTTGCAGCAAAATGACCATCCAAAAGCCTTTTATCAGTAAAGCTCTTGGTCCCAAAAATCAAGGACTCTACATATGAGAAGGAGTGCTTGGTCATCTTGTTTGTAGTTGATCATTGGCGCTCTTATTTACAACAATTTGAATTCACCATTTATACAGATCACAAAAGCCTTACTCACCTGGATGATCAGCATCTGTCCACTCCATGGCAACACAAGGCTCTTTCCAAGTTGATGGGTTTACAATATAAAATTTGTTACAACAAGGGTAGAGATAACAAAGTTGCAGATGAGCTGTCAAGGGTTACTTCTAATGTTGATTGCTTAATGGTGTCCTCAACTCAACCTTCCTGGATGGCGGAAGTAGTAGGGGGTATCACTAGGATCCAAAAGCCTCTCGGCTGTTATCAGAACTAGCTATAAATTCCCCTCAAGGCCATTTCAAATTGTCAAATGGGTTAATCAGGTATAAAGACAGATTATGGGTTGGGAAAAATCCTAATGTTCAAAACAAAATCCTTTAAGCCATGCACACCAGTGAAATAGGaggatatttaggatttttggcTACTTACAAACGCATCAAATCATTGTTTGCATGGCCTAACATGAAGACATGCATCAAGGATTTTGTAGCTCGGTGCTCCACTTGTCAGCAGGTCAAAACTGAGAGGGTAGCTTACCCTAGGCATCTACAAACTTTACCTATTCCTGAGCAAGCATGGGAATGTATATCAATAGATTTTATTGAGGGTCAACCCAGATCATCTTAGTATAACTGCATTTTGGTGGTTGTTGACAAGTTCTCGACGTACTCTCACTTCCTTCCTCTCTCTCGCCCCTTTACTGCTCTGAAGGCAGCtaccatcttcatcaatcatgtcTACAAGTTACATGGTCTCCCTCAGTGATAATTTCAGATAAGGATAAGATATTCACATGTGTCTTATGGCAAGAACTATTTAAATTGTCTAGAACTAAATTACACATGAGTATAGCTTATCACCCTTAAACGGATGGTCAAACTGAAAGGGTCAACCAATATTTGGAAACTTATTTGAGATGCTTTGTTCACGCTTGTCCTCATAAGTGGTCTCAATGGCTATCTCTTGCTGAGTTTTGGTACAACACATGTTATCATTCCACTTTGGATAAGACCCCTTTTCAGATCCTGTATGGACACGAGCCACGCCATTTTGGCATTAGTCCAGTCCAAGCTTGTGTTATCCTTGATTTGAAACTCTGGCTTAAGGAGCGTTATTTGATGACTCAATTGCTCAAACAACATCTGTCTCAAGCACAGGACAGGATGAAGATGCAGGCCGACAAGAAAAGGACTGAAAGACAGTTCTCCATTAGTGACATGGTTTATCTTAAGCGTCAGCCTTTTGTGCAGACCTTTGTTGCTCagagagctcatcacaagttgTTTTTTAGATATTTTGGACCATTTCATATTGAAGCTAAAGTTGGTGCTGTTGTTTATCAACTAAAACAGTCTCCATATAGCTCAATTCAACATGTCTTCCATGTTACCCAGTTGAAACGAGCTGTGGGTTCTTCTAATCAGCACAAACTAGAAATTCATACTGATTCAAGAGTATCGGGTACCCAACGTATCCTTGGCTCCTCTGTATCTTCACAGATACTGGTGCAATGGTTCGGCTGGACTGATTTGATGGCTACTTGGGAAGACGAAGCTCATCTTTGACAAGAGTTTCCATTGGCACCAGCTTGGGGTCAAGCCGGTTCTCAAGGAGAGAGGATTGTCAAGGAGCCTGACTTGGAGGGCGTTGGTTCTTCAAAGAAGACTGAAGGCGCGAGCTCACCTAAGGAGGGGACAGACATCGGTTCTTCAGAGAAGACTGAAGGCACTAGCTCACCTGAGGAGGGGACAGAGCTCTTGAAGGATTTCAAGAGCAAACTCGTTAACTAGAAGATAGCACTGCAGAGGAGGAAGCCCAATCCATATGTTGTCAGCCGTGAATGGATATGATGCTACGATGGCTCAAGTGGCTTGTAATGGGGAAAAACGCTATGCTATATAAGGCAACCTTCTTGGAAAGGAGGGTGGAAAATGAACATGGCGGCGAGTTGAACTCGAGTTGGCCGGAGTATCGCCGGAGTTTATGACTTGTAGAACATATATACACTGAGTGATATAGAGATTCGTAACAAATTTCTAGATATTTAGTAGACCAATAATCCAGGTAGATTACGCCCGAGGAAGTCCGAGTAGGGTAAGGCAGTGAGAGGGATATGTCCAAAAGAACCGAAACAACGCCAACAACTGCAATCAACACCGATATAAATCTGTGTCTCTTTACGATACTCTTTGACGACTACAGACAGATACCCCTATTTTCGTATTTGCATACTACACATGATTACAAATCCGCGACAACATTGGGAAGTAGAACTCCAACAATAAGAAACTAGAGAGATACAGTACCTGATGGGGCAAACTTAGATTACTTAAAACCGTGGTCACACTAACATGCCATGTCCCCAGAGCTGGCCAGCCATTCATTTTGGTTGATACGCACCTGCCAATCAGAGCAGGTAGCTTCTGGATGCGCTGGCCCATGCCGCTCGCATGACCACTTTTGATGCTCCAAATTGGAAGCAGAGGAAGTGACGGTGTGCCACGAGCTAGCCACACCAAAACACACTTCCAAGTTCGTTCGTCGTAACACACACACTTCAACCGCAACACGATGGACCAAAGCGTTCACGGCAATCGTACCCTGCAACTGCGACACGAAACGGCGGCAAGAGTCTCCTCTTAGTCACGATGACATGATGCGCCAACGATAACCTTAGCAATCAACATCTAACAGTACATTACAAAAATCTGACAAAAACAAAAGGGTTCCCACTTACTACCGCTTTATTGCAAAtcagaaagaagagaaagagacaaAAGCCCACAATAGACGCTTACACTACACTAACACACTCTACTGGATGATTAGCCGACCACTCATTGGCAATTTGGCATGCAAGGCTCAGCTGATCAGCTCCTTGTCGCAGTCTCTCTCCCACTAAAGATTCATTAAGAGTTTAAGACTTTGCTAGCTAAAATCTAGCTTGATTAAGCGACGAGTCCTCCATTGCTGGTCTTCTTAGCGGCGGCGTTGCGGTTGCTGCTCCACTGCTGGCTCCCGGGGCACCACTTGGGGCATTTGGGGCTGAAGTACCTCGCCTGCACCCTGCCGTCGAGCAGCTCCACGACGGGGCCCGGGCGCACGCACCGCGGCGCCTTGTACTGGTTGATGGACGCGCCGCGGGCGAGCGCGTAGTCCATCAGCTTGTCGAACGTGCCGTTGGACACCACGCGGATCTCCAGGGGCCCGATGGAGCTGTCGGCGGCGCGGCCCTGCCGGTACACGCTGTTCAGGGCCTCCTCCACGGCCAGGCAGCAGTCCTCGAACACCGACGCCGGCACCGCCGTCCCGCCCGCGCGGAGCTCCCAGAACAGCACGTAGTGGCCCGGGATGGTGCTCGCGTCTGCGTAGCTCGTGTACTCGACAAGCGACGCGCCGAACGGGGCCAGGTGCTGCACCGCGCCGCTCACCGCCACGTGCAGCTCCGCCTCGTCGGTCTTGTCCGAGTCGATGCTCAGGGCCACGTTCTTGCGGCGCACGAAGTTGAACATGGGCGCCTGGTTCTTGAACCCGGCCACACGCAGCACGTCGCCCACGCAATAGCGATACAACCCTGTCACGGTCACACGTACTCACGTTAGTGTCACGGAATTGGATCTTCCTAATCATATTCTGGATCAGCCGCGGAAGCAGACGCACCGGAGTAGGTGGTGACGACGAGCTCGTACTCGTGGCCGAGTTTGACGTCGACGAGGTCCACGAGGTCGCGGTGGTTGGGCTCGGCGGTGGCATTGCTGCCGGACTGGACGGGGAGGAACTCGAAGTAGCACATTGTGGGGATGAGGGTGTAGGCGACGTCGCTGGGCTTGCACATGGGGTTCAGGTTGAGGCCGAAGTAGCACTCGGAGGAGGCGTACATGGTGCACGTCAGCGGCAGGCCGCCGCCGTAGAACTCCAGCGTTGGGATGTACTGCGCCATGGCGCCGGTGACGATGACGTCGATGTACTTGTTGTTGGGCCACACCCTCCGGATGATGCCCTGCCACGACGGGCGCGCGCACTCGGCCTCGATTGCGTCGGCGAGCGCCGGGTCGGCGCGGAGCACCCGCTCGACGGCGCCGCGCACGGCGCGGTCGGTGATCTCGGCGTCGAGCGCTCCCGTCCGGATGTCTCGGCACAGGCGCGGCCAGTGCTTCTCCAGGAAGCGGATGGCGCGTAGAAAGCCGGACGCGAAGACCGCGCCGCAGCGGAGCACGTCTGCGCGGTGCACGAGGCCGCAGAGCAGCTGCGCGTACATGCTCTGGTACGCGTCCACGCACAGGATGGCCTCGTCGGGGCTCGTGTACACGGTGTAGGGGTCGTGCGGGCGCTCGAGGAAGTGGCGGCTCCTGTAGAAGCTCGTCAGCACCGGGCGCGCAGGCAGCCCGCCCGGCGTGCGCGACTCCGCCTTGACGAAGTAGAGGTACATGGCCTTGCCCTTGTCCAGCCCCGGCACGGCCTGGCTCATCACCGGCATGAGCAGGCTGTAAAGCAGCGACCGCCGGTCCATCTCCTCGGCGATCGTCGGCATCAGCTTCCGCTCCCCTCCCGACGTGCCCGAACTGCGCGCGCCAATTACCACCAATCAACGTTACGACAGTCCATGCGCGCCACGTCCGCATGCAGATACGCCACTTACGTACCTGGTGAGGAACTCGCGGATGGGCTTGCCGGAGAAGATGGGCGACGTGTCGCCGTTGGCGATGCGCAGCACGTCGGGGAGGATGTCCTCGTAGGTGACGAGCGGCGCGGCGCAGCGGAACGCCTCGTCGGCGCCCGGCGCGGCGCCCGACACGCCGATGCGGCGCAGGTACTCGGCCGGTGCGTTCTGCGCCAGGATCTCCGCCAGCACGCGGCGCTGCACCTGGCCCGCGCTCGCCGTGACGCGCTCGATGTACTCGAGCGCCTCGCGGTGCTCCTTGCTCTTGGGCACCGCTGCCGTCTCTCGCATGGCGGCTGGCGCCTCCGGCATGTCACTCCAACTGATCTGGCGTACTGCTTGTTTGTACCTCGTGTAGCTAGCGCGTGCCTAGCCTACTGCCTTACCAAAGGAGGCCTTCTCTCTCTCGAGTGATAAGTGATCACTAGCTACCTGAGGCTGAGCTGCTCAAGACCGGTGTGTTCTTGTGTGACTGAAGCGCGAGCCAGTGGTAGATATTTATAGAGGCTCGCCACCACTCGCGAGTGCAGCATCGTCTCTGCTCGATCGCTGCTGCCACTGTTTGTGTCCTCTACCGCTTGTCCCGTACGTACGAAATGGAATACCGCTTTATTTTCATTTGGAGATTGTTATAGCTAGGATAATGAGCAATTAAGCATGTCATTAGTGGTGTTTTTAGTTTCTTGATGGTCTGATATGGAAGAGGCGTGGTTTCCATGTCGAGTCACATAGATGAAGGTGCAGGCTGCAAGTGGCAAAGGTTCGTTCCGACGCGATGAGGTTATCGGGCATACGATTTGCGTGATCTTCTCGAGATCATGCGTTAGGGGGAACGTAACAATGTAAGGCATACATGCAGCCGGGCGTTGCTCGGCTCATTTCGTTTTCAGGTTTTCTTTTGTCAGTCCTGAGATATATTATACTCTCTCCGTCCACTAACGTAGGATGTATCTTATTTTCATTAAGTTTTattgaaatacaaatctatttatataacttttatattataaacatatatataatttaattatttgtcGGTCAAAACTTACACAGTTTGACTTTTTTAAAACAAGAGACACCTTATATTTATGGATGGAGGGAGTATTTATTTGCACATATGAGTAGAAAAGTGGTAGTAAAATGGCAAATCATCGACAATTCTATATgttttaaaaatgaaaaaaaaatcgactCTACACCATTTGGTGCACACAACCTTTTGACAATTCTACATCAATAGCATTTGCTCATCCTTGAGTGCCTATAGTATGGATGATGATCCAAAAACGAGATGCCTTCTTTATATGATGCTACAAAATCAGTGCTTTCACCTTGTTCCGGTGGCCCTAAACACCGGAGGGATTTTGTATTGCGTTCAACGCCCCTTCACCGGCTTTGGGACCAGATGATTCGTCAGATCGGATAACTTGGTAGCTTCACGCCGAAGCCCCTTCAATCCAGGAAAAGCTTTTCATCTACGACTGACAACGAGATCGCGATGCATAGCCCAGATGAACTTGACCAGAGCTGGGGTGTGTTGCAACTTACAGGTCGTCTGGGCTAATCTCGATCGTCCATTGCCTTGATCGGACGGCTCGTAGCTCTTCTCGCACACTGCTTTCTAGAAAGTTCTACCCTGAATTTCTACAATTTTTTTCGGTTGACAATTCAAGGGCATCCTCTCTACGACGTGCTCATTCAGGATAGCCAGTTTTCGACCGGACAGCGCAGAAGATCGAGAGAGCAT includes:
- the LOC133929164 gene encoding probable indole-3-acetic acid-amido synthetase GH3.4, with translation MPEAPAAMRETAAVPKSKEHREALEYIERVTASAGQVQRRVLAEILAQNAPAEYLRRIGVSGAAPGADEAFRCAAPLVTYEDILPDVLRIANGDTSPIFSGKPIREFLTSSGTSGGERKLMPTIAEEMDRRSLLYSLLMPVMSQAVPGLDKGKAMYLYFVKAESRTPGGLPARPVLTSFYRSRHFLERPHDPYTVYTSPDEAILCVDAYQSMYAQLLCGLVHRADVLRCGAVFASGFLRAIRFLEKHWPRLCRDIRTGALDAEITDRAVRGAVERVLRADPALADAIEAECARPSWQGIIRRVWPNNKYIDVIVTGAMAQYIPTLEFYGGGLPLTCTMYASSECYFGLNLNPMCKPSDVAYTLIPTMCYFEFLPVQSGSNATAEPNHRDLVDLVDVKLGHEYELVVTTYSGLYRYCVGDVLRVAGFKNQAPMFNFVRRKNVALSIDSDKTDEAELHVAVSGAVQHLAPFGASLVEYTSYADASTIPGHYVLFWELRAGGTAVPASVFEDCCLAVEEALNSVYRQGRAADSSIGPLEIRVVSNGTFDKLMDYALARGASINQYKAPRCVRPGPVVELLDGRVQARYFSPKCPKWCPGSQQWSSNRNAAAKKTSNGGLVA